Proteins encoded in a region of the Petroclostridium xylanilyticum genome:
- the glgP gene encoding alpha-glucan family phosphorylase, giving the protein MYAYEKITVVPKLPERINKLNELAYNLWWSWNTHAVSVFESIDQELWIECEENPVRFLQQVSSKKLEAAADNHEYLLIYDNIINQFNTYMNADDTWFIRNFPDKKDNIIAYFSAEYGLHETLPMYSGGLGILSGDHCKSASDLGLPFVAVGLLYKQGYFRQQLNQEGWQEAKFIKQNISELPIQATKDQNGNDVIISTDFPGRTVHAKVWEIHVGRIKIYMMDTDIPENNFDDRHITSILYGGEQEMRISQEIILGIGGIKTLDALGIKPSVYHLNEGHSAFCTLEIMRKLIQYEGLSFHNAREVVAASTVFTTHTPVPAGSDRFPLYLMDKYFSNVWTSLGINRHQFMEMGSSTHPDSRDVFNMTILALKTAGQRNGVSKLHGMVSRNIFNHVWERIPEEEVPIGSITNGIHTATWLNPSLKDLYGKYLGQNWEENIHDTKMWRNIDNIPDEALWDAHMANKQKMIDFIRDRVKTQKIRNGEAPEEIESIDKMLDPNALTIGFARRFATYKRATLIFRNLSRLQRILNNPAMPVQIIFAGKAHPADYPGQELIKHIHDLAHQEGFKGKVFLVENYDMKLARHLLSGVDVWLNNPRRPLEASGTSGQKAALNGIINFSVLDGWWVEGYNGHNGWAIGDETYYSNTEQQDNVDAQSLYATLEEQIVPLYYERNEKGIPVNWVRTMKASIKTCAPVFSTARMVQDYVKDYYVTAMRRKDEITKNHYALAQELSQWKSHVSNEWSQVRIIPDRKLNYYSDQKIFAGRPVELSTIVYLGNINPNNARVEVYYGKIGQDGMIEQPEIAAMELQGQGEGNNYHYKGTIHLDTGGEYGYTFRVLPYHSGLINEYDLGLIKWVETSEYNIQ; this is encoded by the coding sequence ATGTATGCATACGAAAAAATTACCGTAGTTCCTAAACTGCCTGAGAGAATCAATAAGCTAAATGAATTGGCATATAATCTCTGGTGGTCCTGGAATACCCATGCAGTAAGCGTTTTTGAAAGTATCGACCAGGAGTTATGGATAGAATGTGAGGAAAATCCTGTACGCTTTCTACAGCAGGTCAGCAGTAAAAAGCTAGAGGCTGCTGCTGATAATCATGAATATTTGCTGATATATGATAATATTATAAACCAATTTAATACTTATATGAATGCAGATGATACATGGTTCATTAGAAACTTCCCGGATAAGAAAGATAATATCATCGCTTATTTTTCCGCCGAATATGGATTGCATGAAACTCTCCCTATGTATTCGGGAGGTTTGGGTATTCTCTCTGGAGACCACTGCAAGTCCGCCAGCGATTTAGGCCTGCCTTTTGTTGCAGTTGGTTTGCTTTACAAGCAGGGATATTTTAGGCAGCAGCTCAACCAAGAGGGATGGCAGGAAGCTAAGTTTATAAAGCAAAATATCTCCGAATTACCCATTCAAGCGACAAAAGACCAAAATGGCAATGACGTAATTATATCTACTGATTTCCCGGGTAGAACAGTGCATGCAAAGGTGTGGGAAATACATGTAGGGCGAATTAAAATTTATATGATGGATACTGATATTCCAGAAAACAACTTCGACGACAGGCATATTACATCCATACTTTATGGTGGAGAGCAGGAAATGCGAATCTCCCAGGAAATCATTCTGGGAATCGGTGGAATAAAGACGCTGGACGCTCTGGGAATTAAACCATCCGTCTATCATTTGAATGAAGGACATTCCGCTTTTTGTACTTTAGAAATAATGCGCAAGTTAATTCAATACGAAGGCCTGTCCTTCCATAATGCCCGGGAAGTAGTTGCTGCCTCTACAGTTTTTACCACTCATACCCCGGTACCAGCGGGAAGTGACCGTTTCCCTCTTTATTTAATGGACAAATACTTTAGCAATGTATGGACTTCCCTGGGTATTAACCGCCATCAGTTTATGGAGATGGGCTCAAGCACTCACCCCGATTCCCGCGATGTATTTAATATGACTATTCTAGCCCTGAAAACTGCCGGTCAAAGAAATGGTGTGAGCAAGTTACATGGAATGGTATCCAGAAACATATTTAATCACGTATGGGAACGTATCCCTGAAGAAGAAGTACCTATCGGTTCCATCACCAACGGAATTCATACCGCAACATGGCTGAATCCATCCCTGAAGGATTTATATGGAAAGTATCTGGGACAAAATTGGGAGGAAAATATCCATGATACAAAAATGTGGCGTAATATAGATAACATTCCTGATGAAGCTTTATGGGATGCTCATATGGCAAATAAACAAAAAATGATCGACTTCATCAGGGATAGAGTGAAAACTCAAAAAATAAGAAACGGGGAAGCCCCGGAAGAAATTGAAAGTATCGATAAAATGCTGGATCCCAATGCACTCACCATCGGTTTTGCCCGCAGATTTGCTACTTATAAAAGAGCTACACTGATTTTTCGCAATCTGTCAAGACTGCAGAGAATACTCAATAACCCTGCAATGCCTGTGCAGATCATTTTTGCCGGTAAAGCACACCCTGCCGATTATCCCGGCCAGGAATTAATCAAGCATATTCATGACCTGGCACATCAGGAAGGTTTTAAAGGTAAAGTATTCCTGGTGGAAAACTATGATATGAAACTTGCCCGTCATCTCCTTTCAGGAGTTGATGTATGGCTTAACAATCCTAGAAGACCCCTGGAAGCTAGCGGCACCAGCGGCCAGAAAGCGGCTCTAAATGGGATTATCAATTTTAGTGTTTTGGACGGTTGGTGGGTTGAAGGGTATAATGGGCATAACGGTTGGGCAATTGGTGATGAGACCTATTATTCAAATACCGAACAGCAGGATAATGTAGATGCCCAATCCCTATATGCCACTTTGGAAGAGCAGATCGTCCCGCTATATTACGAGAGAAATGAGAAAGGTATACCCGTTAATTGGGTAAGGACCATGAAAGCATCTATTAAAACCTGTGCCCCTGTTTTTAGTACTGCAAGAATGGTACAGGATTATGTAAAAGACTATTATGTGACAGCTATGAGAAGGAAGGATGAGATCACTAAAAATCACTATGCCCTGGCTCAAGAACTATCACAGTGGAAGTCACATGTAAGTAACGAGTGGAGCCAGGTAAGAATTATTCCTGACAGGAAGCTAAATTACTATTCAGATCAGAAAATTTTTGCCGGCCGTCCCGTGGAGTTAAGCACCATCGTATACCTCGGCAATATTAACCCAAACAATGCCCGGGTAGAAGTATATTATGGAAAGATCGGTCAGGACGGTATGATTGAACAACCGGAAATAGCCGCCATGGAACTACAGGGGCAGGGCGAAGGTAATAACTATCACTATAAAGGGACTATTCATCTTGATACTGGAGGAGAATATGGATATACCTTTAGAGTACTTCCATATCACTCTGGACTCATTAATGAGTACGACCTTGGGCTTATTAAGTGGGTCGAAACCAGTGAATACAATATTCAGTGA
- a CDS encoding O-antigen ligase family protein produces MVAKTNGQNSRIKTCIEKTAVILFFIIASIFQGLYFFHQYLIANIVIMIYAGYIIYQKRDKLFLNRTVISLFVFSVLYIVSVLYGVNKEGALREALRVIAFTPVFMIGSLCHNHHKQWIDKGIIISGVIVSLLGLMALSGIFPIEGAVFDERVQSTFHYANTAAVYFMIGIILCLKYLSQVRSGEWRVVLNLCIYILTCGLVLTYSRGMWIIFSLFSLFILLSGRLLDKDSKIRYLFLLALSAIVSLFLVSNSGEIRFTVVLLIGAITAILPEYLGMPFYMNSLKVLMVIGLAAINLVRNPVYSRITDIGFDVTEWAARMAYYKGALRLIADYPLFGAGAMGWAVLCEQYAADYVKYVHNYFLQVLTDVGLTGFASLMVFIISTLVRFARAKQKDWYYLIVILTILSHSLIDVDMHFQLISIIFFLYCGMICDRGRFETTEKVRFSRKKG; encoded by the coding sequence ATGGTAGCTAAGACAAACGGGCAGAATAGCAGAATAAAAACATGTATTGAGAAAACCGCAGTAATTCTATTTTTTATTATTGCGTCTATTTTTCAGGGATTATACTTTTTTCATCAATACCTTATAGCAAATATCGTCATTATGATATATGCGGGTTATATTATATATCAAAAAAGAGATAAACTGTTTCTTAACAGGACAGTTATATCTCTTTTTGTATTTTCAGTCCTGTATATTGTATCAGTTCTATATGGAGTAAACAAAGAAGGAGCACTGCGGGAAGCGTTAAGAGTAATCGCATTTACACCTGTCTTTATGATTGGTTCATTGTGCCACAACCATCATAAACAATGGATAGATAAGGGCATTATAATTTCAGGTGTCATTGTAAGCCTATTAGGATTGATGGCGTTATCAGGTATATTTCCTATTGAAGGAGCGGTATTTGATGAAAGAGTACAATCGACTTTTCACTATGCAAATACTGCAGCTGTATATTTTATGATAGGGATTATATTATGTTTAAAGTATCTGAGTCAAGTGAGGAGTGGGGAGTGGAGAGTGGTGCTAAACCTGTGCATATATATCCTTACCTGTGGATTGGTCCTGACTTATTCCCGTGGAATGTGGATAATATTCTCTCTTTTTAGCTTATTTATATTATTGTCCGGGAGGTTACTGGATAAAGATAGTAAAATAAGATATTTGTTTTTATTAGCACTATCAGCGATTGTTTCTCTATTCTTAGTATCTAACTCTGGAGAAATACGGTTTACAGTAGTACTGTTAATTGGAGCAATCACGGCCATACTTCCTGAATACCTGGGTATGCCGTTTTATATGAATTCATTAAAAGTATTAATGGTTATCGGGCTTGCAGCTATTAACCTTGTGAGAAATCCGGTTTACAGTAGAATAACAGATATCGGTTTTGATGTTACTGAATGGGCAGCGAGAATGGCTTATTATAAAGGGGCTCTAAGGCTTATAGCCGACTATCCCCTTTTTGGTGCAGGGGCGATGGGATGGGCAGTGCTATGCGAGCAATATGCGGCAGATTATGTAAAATACGTACACAACTATTTCTTACAGGTATTAACCGATGTAGGACTGACCGGTTTTGCTTCTCTCATGGTATTTATTATTAGTACTTTAGTGAGATTTGCAAGAGCAAAACAAAAGGACTGGTACTACTTGATAGTTATATTAACAATCTTGTCCCATTCATTGATAGATGTAGACATGCATTTTCAACTTATTTCAATTATCTTTTTCTTATACTGCGGAATGATTTGCGACAGGGGACGGTTCGAAACCACTGAAAAAGTCCGATTTAGCAGGAAGAAGGGGTAA
- a CDS encoding transposase, with protein MPRIAREKSSSGIYHIMVRGINQQDIFEDDEDRQRYIETLERFKKETNFEIYAYCLMNNHVHLLIREKEVEISKILKKIGTSYAYYFNWKYERNGHLFQDRYKSETVESNSYFCMVIRYIHQNPVKAGLSSMEDYKWSSYNSYIHRDRQTMIDAEFFLGMLSENKDLAIKRYIDYMNEPNNDKCLEIENKVKLTDEKARDIIKKIGNLKNISDIQRLDIEKRNSILKKAKEIEGMSVLQISRVTGINRTAISKA; from the coding sequence GTGCCAAGAATAGCAAGAGAGAAAAGCAGTTCGGGGATATATCATATTATGGTAAGAGGAATCAATCAACAAGACATTTTTGAAGATGATGAAGATAGACAAAGATATATAGAAACATTAGAGAGATTTAAAAAGGAAACTAATTTTGAAATTTATGCGTATTGCTTAATGAATAATCATGTCCATTTGCTCATAAGAGAAAAAGAAGTGGAAATATCAAAAATATTGAAAAAGATCGGTACAAGTTATGCCTACTATTTTAATTGGAAGTATGAAAGGAACGGACATTTATTTCAAGATAGGTATAAGAGCGAAACGGTGGAAAGTAATAGCTATTTTTGTATGGTAATAAGGTATATACACCAAAACCCTGTAAAAGCCGGATTATCGAGTATGGAAGATTATAAATGGAGTAGCTACAATAGTTATATACATAGAGATAGACAAACAATGATTGATGCGGAATTTTTTCTAGGAATGCTATCAGAGAATAAAGACCTGGCAATAAAAAGGTATATTGATTACATGAACGAGCCTAACAATGATAAATGCTTAGAAATAGAAAATAAAGTTAAATTAACCGATGAGAAAGCAAGAGATATTATAAAAAAAATAGGTAATTTAAAAAACATATCGGATATACAAAGATTAGATATCGAAAAAAGAAATAGTATTTTGAAAAAAGCCAAGGAAATAGAGGGCATGTCTGTTCTGCAGATATCAAGAGTAACGGGTATTAATAGAACTGCTATTAGTAAAGCTTGA
- a CDS encoding CoA-disulfide reductase produces the protein MKVLIIGGVAGGASAAARLRRLDEKCEIILFERGEHISFANCGLPYYIGEVIKEKEKLLVQTPQAMKQRFNIDVRVFSEVVSIDPQKKEVKVHDLKNGKSYTETYDKLVLSPGAAPIKPNIEGINAPNVFTLRNIPDTYAIKDFVDNHKPKRAVVVGGGFIGLEIAENLHERGIVVTVVELANQVIGPIDYEMAALVHAHLKEKGVEFYLEDGVKALQHNSKYSVVELNSGKEIKTDMIVLGIGVRPETELAKKAGLALGERGGIKVNKTLQTSNPDIYAVGDAIEVIDYVNGNPALIPLAGPANKQGRIVANNICGIKEEYEGTQGTSVLKVFDMTVASTGNNEKILKRFNIPYQKSFTHSASHAGYYPGAMPISLKLLFSPKDGKILGAQAVGYEGVEKRIDVIATAIRAGMTVYDLEKLELSYAPPYSSAKDPVNMAGYVASNILKGDVAVIHWDEIANLDKNKSILVDVRTPMEFSMGTIQGAVNIPVDELRNRMNEIPKDKEVIIFCQVGLRGYLACRILMQNGYKNVKNLSGGYKTYFPAVQKQGNQDIYDYERIDNSDLIHASSPDPENCDAVVDIRLDACGLQCPGPIMQVNNAINSMNVGEVLEVTASDPAFGTDIKAWCERTGHQLIKVGKEGKNIKACIKKGNGRMSQHNVTSSGNDKTMIVFSGDLDKAIASFIIANGAAAMGRKVTMFFTFWGLNILRKHNKVKVKKSLLESMFGMMMPRGSRRLGLSKMNMGGMGGKMIRYIMNKKNVSSLEDLIEQAKAQGVRIVACSMSMDVMGIKEEELIDGIEIGGVATFLGAAESADTNLFI, from the coding sequence ATGAAAGTACTGATTATTGGAGGCGTGGCCGGTGGAGCCAGTGCAGCCGCGCGGTTAAGACGTCTTGATGAAAAATGTGAAATCATACTTTTCGAAAGAGGAGAACATATTTCATTTGCTAACTGCGGCTTACCCTATTATATAGGGGAAGTGATCAAAGAAAAAGAAAAACTTTTGGTCCAAACGCCCCAGGCAATGAAGCAAAGGTTCAATATAGATGTAAGAGTATTCAGTGAGGTTGTATCCATTGATCCACAGAAAAAAGAAGTTAAAGTCCATGACCTTAAAAACGGCAAAAGCTATACCGAAACATATGATAAATTAGTGTTATCTCCCGGTGCTGCTCCTATTAAACCGAACATTGAAGGAATTAATGCCCCCAATGTATTTACACTGAGAAATATTCCGGATACTTATGCAATAAAAGATTTTGTAGACAATCACAAGCCTAAAAGGGCGGTTGTTGTAGGCGGTGGATTTATAGGGCTTGAAATTGCCGAAAATCTTCACGAAAGAGGAATTGTTGTAACTGTAGTAGAGCTGGCAAACCAGGTAATCGGCCCAATTGACTATGAAATGGCTGCCCTGGTGCATGCACATCTGAAAGAAAAGGGTGTTGAATTCTATCTGGAAGATGGTGTGAAAGCCCTGCAGCATAATTCAAAATATTCGGTAGTAGAGCTGAACAGCGGTAAGGAAATCAAAACCGATATGATTGTCTTAGGTATTGGTGTCCGCCCTGAAACTGAACTTGCAAAGAAGGCAGGGCTGGCTTTGGGTGAACGCGGAGGAATCAAGGTCAATAAGACATTACAAACTTCCAACCCGGACATCTATGCTGTTGGGGACGCCATTGAAGTCATAGATTATGTAAATGGTAATCCTGCACTGATTCCTCTTGCAGGACCGGCTAACAAACAAGGTAGAATTGTAGCAAACAATATCTGCGGCATCAAAGAAGAGTATGAAGGTACCCAGGGTACTTCCGTATTAAAGGTATTTGATATGACTGTTGCCTCTACAGGAAACAACGAAAAGATCCTCAAGAGGTTTAACATTCCATACCAGAAATCCTTTACCCATTCAGCTTCCCATGCCGGATACTATCCTGGAGCTATGCCCATATCCTTAAAACTCCTGTTCTCTCCTAAAGATGGGAAGATATTAGGCGCACAGGCTGTGGGTTATGAAGGTGTTGAAAAAAGAATAGATGTTATTGCTACGGCAATCCGGGCAGGAATGACGGTGTATGACCTTGAAAAACTGGAACTGTCTTATGCTCCTCCTTATTCTTCTGCAAAAGATCCGGTTAACATGGCGGGATATGTTGCTTCCAATATTCTAAAAGGTGATGTGGCAGTTATTCACTGGGATGAAATCGCCAACCTGGACAAAAACAAATCCATATTGGTGGATGTTAGAACTCCGATGGAATTTAGCATGGGTACCATACAAGGTGCAGTAAACATTCCTGTAGATGAATTAAGAAACAGAATGAATGAAATTCCGAAGGATAAAGAAGTAATTATCTTCTGTCAGGTAGGCTTAAGAGGATACCTTGCCTGCAGAATACTCATGCAAAACGGCTATAAGAATGTTAAGAACCTCAGCGGCGGATACAAGACTTATTTCCCTGCTGTTCAAAAACAGGGTAACCAGGACATCTATGACTATGAAAGAATTGATAATTCCGATTTAATCCATGCATCATCTCCGGATCCTGAAAATTGCGATGCAGTGGTGGATATTAGGCTGGATGCTTGCGGTCTCCAGTGTCCCGGCCCAATTATGCAGGTAAATAATGCAATCAATTCAATGAATGTAGGGGAAGTGCTGGAAGTAACGGCTAGTGACCCTGCTTTCGGTACAGACATCAAGGCATGGTGTGAACGCACCGGTCACCAGTTAATTAAGGTAGGTAAAGAAGGCAAGAATATAAAAGCATGCATTAAGAAAGGGAATGGAAGGATGAGCCAGCATAATGTAACCAGTTCGGGAAATGATAAAACTATGATTGTATTTAGCGGAGACCTTGACAAGGCGATTGCTTCCTTTATTATAGCAAACGGTGCTGCAGCAATGGGAAGAAAAGTAACCATGTTCTTTACCTTCTGGGGACTAAATATTTTAAGAAAACATAACAAGGTTAAGGTTAAAAAAAGTCTGCTTGAATCTATGTTTGGCATGATGATGCCCAGAGGTTCCAGAAGGCTCGGCCTTTCCAAGATGAATATGGGCGGTATGGGCGGCAAAATGATTAGATATATCATGAATAAAAAGAATGTATCTTCCCTTGAAGATTTAATTGAGCAGGCAAAAGCCCAGGGTGTCCGAATTGTTGCATGCAGCATGTCCATGGATGTAATGGGCATCAAGGAAGAAGAACTGATTGATGGTATTGAAATAGGTGGCGTTGCAACCTTCCTTGGAGCCGCTGAATCGGCAGATACGAACCTATTTATATAA
- a CDS encoding type I phosphomannose isomerase catalytic subunit, with protein MLYPLKLQPVYKEPIWGGKKLREKFGKDIPSDSTGESWEIACHDNGTSTIANGSLKGKSLKEVIEMYGMDLLGTRTGEEGIKKFPLLVKILDASDRLSVQVHPEDEYAFKNENGELGKTEMWYVIDAEPGAQLVYGVKPGVSKEQFKQGIINGSLEKLLNFVDVKAGDVFFIPATTLHAIGAGLLIAEIQQNSDTTYRVYDWNRIGDDGKPRQLHIDKALEVTNLSDVTGREKVEGLSVCEGENIRTYLVACKYFITEKVQIKQVSHEKLNGEKFDIIMAIEGEGKIEYNGGAEAFKAGDSFLIPANMGNYIIAGECTVIKSYVPDISEDIIQPLKEKGISDEELKKIGGIV; from the coding sequence ATGTTATATCCGTTAAAATTACAGCCAGTATATAAAGAACCTATATGGGGCGGTAAAAAACTTAGGGAAAAGTTTGGGAAAGATATCCCTTCTGACAGTACAGGCGAAAGTTGGGAAATCGCATGTCACGACAATGGGACAAGTACTATTGCAAATGGCAGCCTGAAAGGTAAATCTTTAAAAGAAGTAATAGAAATGTATGGGATGGATTTATTAGGGACTCGTACAGGAGAAGAAGGAATTAAAAAATTCCCTTTACTGGTAAAAATACTGGATGCATCGGATAGACTGTCGGTTCAGGTTCACCCGGAGGATGAATATGCTTTTAAAAATGAAAACGGCGAACTGGGCAAAACAGAGATGTGGTATGTCATCGATGCTGAGCCCGGAGCACAGCTGGTATACGGTGTTAAGCCGGGAGTTTCAAAGGAACAGTTTAAGCAAGGGATTATTAACGGTTCCCTGGAAAAACTTTTGAATTTTGTTGATGTTAAGGCTGGAGATGTGTTTTTTATTCCGGCTACCACTTTACATGCCATTGGAGCAGGACTGCTTATTGCAGAGATACAGCAAAATTCGGATACTACATATAGGGTATACGACTGGAACAGGATAGGGGATGACGGTAAACCCAGGCAGTTACATATAGATAAGGCGCTGGAGGTAACCAACCTGTCTGACGTAACCGGTAGAGAAAAAGTAGAAGGTCTTTCAGTTTGTGAAGGAGAGAACATAAGAACTTATCTGGTTGCCTGTAAGTATTTTATTACAGAAAAAGTCCAAATTAAGCAGGTTAGTCATGAGAAACTAAATGGTGAAAAGTTTGACATTATTATGGCTATCGAAGGAGAAGGCAAGATAGAATATAACGGTGGAGCAGAAGCCTTTAAAGCCGGAGATTCTTTCCTCATCCCTGCTAATATGGGGAATTACATCATAGCTGGCGAGTGTACTGTAATTAAAAGTTATGTCCCTGATATTTCTGAAGATATTATCCAGCCATTAAAGGAGAAGGGGATAAGTGATGAAGAACTGAAGAAAATCGGAGGGATAGTATGA
- a CDS encoding ArsR/SmtB family transcription factor, producing the protein MKNINIKDYDQKSEILKALAHPVRLCIVKGLIENQCNVTHMQECLNLPQSTVSQHLSKLKAAGIIEGDRNGLEICYKVVNEDVKKIIEVLFG; encoded by the coding sequence ATGAAAAATATTAACATTAAAGACTACGATCAAAAAAGTGAAATCCTGAAGGCACTGGCTCATCCTGTCCGGCTTTGCATTGTCAAAGGGCTGATTGAAAACCAGTGCAATGTCACCCACATGCAGGAATGCTTGAATCTGCCCCAATCCACCGTCTCACAGCATCTGTCAAAATTAAAAGCTGCGGGAATTATTGAAGGGGACCGGAATGGGCTGGAAATCTGCTATAAAGTTGTAAATGAAGATGTAAAAAAAATAATAGAGGTACTGTTCGGATAG